The Arcobacter sp. LA11 genome includes a region encoding these proteins:
- a CDS encoding branched-chain amino acid ABC transporter substrate-binding protein, translating to MKLTKIASALALSAAVASSLVAADTVKIGVQAPITGKYANEGQSIDNFVKLIVDEKNAQGGLLGKKIEVVTCDDEAKAQKAAVCAKKLVNAGVFAVIGSYTSGATEAAQTTYYRNKVLQTSDGTSDSLIAKKYWTFFRNSFPNSSQSDFTAEYFVNVKKYKRIVVLSDYSSYSAGLGDSTEASTKALGGNVIFRGKVKSGTQNFTAVLTKIKSMNPDVIYYSGYYTDGGLIRSQQAQLGIKADFVGGDSNDNPDFYKLAGKAAEGTVLINFPTPEILPYPEAKKYLGDYKKRFQMDPPSIWPVTNADGLRAVIEGVEKTKSFDTKKISDYIRNTMKDFPGITGPFNIREDGERVGAKFVVYNMKADGTKEVVK from the coding sequence ATGAAATTAACAAAAATTGCTAGTGCATTAGCACTAAGTGCAGCAGTTGCTAGTTCACTAGTTGCAGCTGATACAGTAAAAATCGGTGTACAAGCACCAATTACAGGAAAATACGCAAATGAGGGGCAAAGTATAGATAACTTTGTAAAACTTATTGTAGATGAGAAGAATGCTCAAGGTGGTCTTTTAGGTAAGAAAATTGAGGTTGTTACTTGTGATGATGAAGCAAAAGCTCAAAAAGCAGCAGTTTGTGCTAAGAAATTAGTAAATGCAGGTGTTTTTGCAGTAATTGGTTCTTATACATCAGGAGCAACGGAAGCAGCTCAAACTACATATTATAGAAATAAAGTATTACAAACTTCAGATGGTACATCTGATTCTTTAATTGCTAAAAAATATTGGACTTTCTTTAGAAATTCATTTCCAAACTCTTCACAAAGTGATTTTACAGCTGAATATTTTGTAAATGTAAAAAAATATAAAAGAATTGTAGTATTATCTGATTATTCTTCATATTCTGCAGGACTTGGTGATTCAACTGAAGCTTCAACAAAAGCACTTGGTGGAAACGTAATTTTTAGAGGAAAAGTTAAATCTGGTACTCAAAACTTTACAGCAGTTTTAACAAAAATTAAATCTATGAACCCAGATGTAATTTATTATTCTGGTTATTATACTGATGGTGGGTTAATTAGATCTCAACAAGCTCAATTAGGAATTAAAGCTGATTTTGTTGGTGGTGATTCAAATGATAACCCAGATTTCTATAAACTAGCTGGGAAAGCTGCTGAAGGTACAGTTTTAATTAACTTCCCAACTCCAGAAATTTTACCATACCCAGAAGCTAAAAAGTATTTAGGTGATTATAAGAAAAGATTCCAAATGGATCCTCCTTCAATTTGGCCTGTTACAAATGCTGATGGTTTAAGAGCAGTTATTGAAGGTGTTGAAAAAACAAAATCTTTTGATACTAAAAAAATCTCTGACTATATTAGAAATACAATGAAAGACTTCCCAGGTATTACTGGACCATTCAACATTAGAGAAGATGGTGAAAGAGTTGGAGCTAAGTTTGTTGTTTATAATATGAAAGCAGATGGAACTAAAGAAGTAGTAAAATAA
- a CDS encoding DMT family transporter, with the protein MIKSNSIAFKFAFISVLLWSTVATAFKISLKYLSPEELVFYASLSSFFVLFFVIIIQKKLHLVSIHVKTNSLMTLILGSINPFLYYLVLFKAYDLLPAQEAQAINYTWALMLAFLSVPLLKQKLTFGDIVAGIICYFGVLIISTKGEPFSLNFSNLDGVLLALLSTVLWALYWIFNTKSKSDPVVSLFSNFLFALPMIGIYLYFTQTIVFPDIEGILAAIYVGFFEMGITFLFWLKAMQTAENTAKIANLIFISPFLSLILIYFVLNEPIFISTLFGLSFIILGLVIQQKSK; encoded by the coding sequence ATTATAAAATCAAACTCTATTGCCTTTAAATTTGCCTTTATATCAGTTTTACTTTGGTCTACAGTTGCAACTGCCTTTAAAATTTCATTAAAGTATTTGTCTCCAGAAGAACTTGTATTTTATGCTTCTTTGTCATCTTTTTTTGTATTGTTTTTTGTAATCATTATTCAAAAGAAACTTCATTTAGTAAGTATACATGTAAAAACTAATTCACTTATGACTTTAATATTAGGTTCTATAAATCCATTTTTGTATTATCTTGTTTTATTTAAAGCTTATGATTTACTCCCTGCCCAAGAAGCACAAGCAATAAACTATACTTGGGCTTTAATGTTAGCATTTTTATCTGTTCCTTTATTAAAACAAAAGCTTACCTTTGGTGATATAGTTGCTGGAATAATTTGCTATTTTGGTGTTTTAATTATTTCTACAAAAGGTGAACCTTTTAGTTTAAACTTTTCAAATCTTGATGGTGTTTTACTTGCATTGTTAAGTACAGTACTTTGGGCACTTTATTGGATTTTTAATACTAAGTCTAAGAGTGATCCTGTTGTAAGTCTATTTTCAAACTTCTTATTTGCATTGCCTATGATAGGAATATATTTGTATTTTACTCAAACAATTGTTTTCCCTGATATAGAAGGGATTTTAGCAGCTATATATGTAGGTTTTTTTGAAATGGGAATTACTTTTCTTTTTTGGTTAAAAGCTATGCAAACAGCAGAAAATACTGCAAAGATTGCAAATCTTATATTTATCTCTCCTTTTCTTTCATTAATACTTATTTATTTTGTATTAAATGAACCTATTTTTATCTCCACATTATTTGGATTATCTTTTATAATTCTTGGTTTAGTAATTCAACAGAAAAGTAAGTAA